A stretch of DNA from Schizosaccharomyces osmophilus chromosome 2, complete sequence:
GAGGGGAGACTCAAATTCTTTAAGGACTGGATTTGGGGAATTGAGATGTTAGGTAAATTTACATCTTCGCCAAGCCAGGAAGCGACTTTTTTAAACGAAGATTCcgctttttgtatttcacTGTTAAAGCCGCTAATAGTGTCTTCCATTCCATCAGAAATTGTTTTAAGAGTACTATTTACGACATGTTCTATGTCTTCTCCCACGTCCACCATGGCATCTAGAGCACCGTTCAAAGCCAATTGCAATAAACATAAATAGGTACCATAAGtgaattcaataaaaaaaaaaatagtcTTTTCAGCAGCTTCAATTGTGTCAATTAATCCAGATAAAAGCAAATCCACCGTTGAATTGATGCTTTTCTCCGTGAGCTTAACAACGGCATTCGCAATCATGCCAGGAGAATTGAGAATTGAATTGACCTTTTCTTGCATCAATTGACAAGAATAATTTTTAGCCATTGCCTCGGATTTTGAAGCATCCTCTATCTTTGATTGTaaacttttgttgaagagaaggaattgcaaaaaaatGTATAAACAACACAATGTCCAAGGAGTGATCCAGGCTTGAGAAAGCCTTGCCTTTAGGCCCAAGTATGAGTTCTTCATCAATAAGTTCTTGACaggatttggaagaagtcattttctaaatttgGTTGCATATCATAGTGTagagaacaaagaaacttttctttccttatGGCTTACAGCATTGGAATCTCTGACGTAAAGAACAGTTTATAgtgaaaggaaaaatttaTACCAAAATTCTATGTACAAGATCCATGGAAAAGTTGTCATTTCATAATCTTTGGTCAGCAATCAAGCAACACTCACAGCCAAGTCGGCGTTGTGATTAATCACATATTAGAGGCTAATAGACGTCTTAAAGGGTACAAAATTAGAAGGAGGTCCTGAAGGGCCCCTATTTAATTAGTTTTCAGTGTATACTGTTAATTTTAAGAGCATAggataagaaaaaaattgacCCCGCCAGGAGTCGAACCTGGAATCTCCTGATCCGTAGTCAGGCGCCTTGACCATTGGGCCACGAGGCCTTTGTTGAAAGTAATAGGCTTaaagttttatttcaagagTTGAACTTTGGAAGTAAACGATttaaaattcaattttgttGAACGTATCGAAATATTGGTGAAATCGTTGAACAAAATTGAACCAGCTTCGACATTTGACTTGCTAAAAACACAAGATGAGTGACAGGAATGGCAGCAAGAAAGACCATTCAACTACCAAAAGAGATATTTAAGACAAACAATGTAGTGAGTATTAATTATTCCGTAAAGTATGCATATAAGCACTATGCAATCGTTACTTGCTTAGGAATCAAGTACAGAAAGGCAAGCACGTTATAAAATCGACTAGGAAGTTTTGACTTGGTTCATCATCCAAAGGGAAGAAAACAAGTGAGCTCAACTTCATGGATGAAGTTATCTTCAAATGAAACGTAATAAAGAGATTTGAGATAATACTATCATTAAAGACCAGCCTTGATAACTATTCTTGAATGATATCCGTGAAGAGCtattatttgaaaatacaTAGGGGCCAAATTTGCTGaaggaaacgaaaagaaaacatttatttgatatttataatttttatgGAAatagtttgtttatatGCGAATGCTCGCTAAATCAGGTTTGTGATTTAAACTTATTACAGACGGCTTAAATTGACTAGATTTCGTTTGGGCGTGTTATCggatttaaaaaaagttgcATTCTTTGTTccaattttattttagcGTAGATGATAATTctataaatataaacaagaGCGGTCGCTTCAACTTGGCATCTTACCTATACTTTCTCTGggcaattttttttttttttttttgaacattTAACATAATCCCAATTTAAGGACtctattttggaaaacaccCTCTTTcgattatttttttgaagtttcTTTCACCATGAGTTCTGTAACAATTCCAGAAGATATTCCTACTTCTGTATGTAAATAtggttttgcttttgaaaaggcGACTAGTTAAAGCTAACGAATTCCCTAGGTTTCTTCTCACTTCGATACCATTTTAATCCTTGATTTTGGGTATGAAACCAAGGTTGTTCTTGCTTGTGAGCAGAACGCCGATTGACGCATGACTCCTTATTGTAACAATTATTAACATAATTCAGATCTCAATACAGCCATTTGATTGCTCGACGCCTTCGTGAACTCCATGTTTACGCTGAGATGTTGCCATGCACTCAAAAGATTGCTGAGCTCCCCTTCAAGCCAAAGGGTGTAATCTTTTCTGGTGGCCCCTACTCTGTCTATGATGATTTTGCTCCTCATGTTGATCCCGCTGTTTTTGAACTTGACGTTCCTATTCTCGGTATTTGCTACGGTATGCAAGAGCTTGCTTGGTTGAATGGCCGTGGTGTCAGCGCAGGCATTGAAAGAGAATACGGACCTGCTATGGTTAACATTACTACCGAAAGCAAATCTGaggttttccaaaagttttttgagTCTATGCCCAAGGAGTTTGAAGTATGGATGTCCCATGGCGATAAGTTGAATGCTTTACCCACTGGTTTTGAATCTATTGGTCAGACAAAGAACTCTCCATATGCTATCATTGCCCACAGCTCAAAGGCTATTTTTGGAATCCAATTCCATCCCGAAGTAACCCATACTCCTTTAGGCTTGCAATTGATTAAGAACTTTGCTCTTGCAATTTGTGAAGCTAAGCCAAGCTGGTCGATGGAAAATTTCGTTGACAAGGAGATTCTTCGTATTCGTAAGATGATTGGTCCCGAAGATCATGTAATTGGTGCTGTTTCCGGTGGTGTTGATTCCACTGTCGCTGCCAAggttttgaaagaagcCATCGGCGATCGTTTCCATGCGATTATGGTTGACAATGGCTTGCTGCGTTTGAACGAAGCTGAAATAGTTCGTGAAAACCTCAAAGAACACTTGGGTATTCGTTTGACCGTCATCGATGCTTCGGACgaattccttcaaaaattaaGTGGTGTTTCTGATCCCGAGAAAAAGCGCAAAATTATTGGAAACACTTTTATTCATGTTTTTGAGCGCGAAGCCGATCGTATTTTGAAGACAACTAGCGGTAAGGTAGAGTATCTTCTCCAAGGTACCCTCTACCCTGATGTGATTGAAAGCATTTCGTTCAAGGGACCTTCTCAAACTATTAAGACCCACCATAATGTTGGGGGTCTTTTGGAAGACATGAAGCTCAAGCTTATTGAGCCTTTGCGTGAACTTTTCAAGGACGAGGTCCGTTCTCTAGGTGAGCTTCTCGGAATTGAGCGCAGCCTTGTTTGGCGCCATCCTTTCCCTGGCCCAGGTTTGGGTATCAGAATTTTGGGTGAAGTCAACCGCACTCAACTTGAAATTGCTCGTAAAGCTGACCATATCTTCATCACCGAAATCCGCAATCACGGATACTATGACAAGATTTCTCAAGCCTTCGCTGCTCTTTTGCCTGTTAAGGCTGTAGGTGTTATGGGTGATCAGCGTACTCATGAGCAAGTTATTGCGTTGCGTGCTATCACTACTTCCGATTTCATGACCGCCGATTGGTTTGATGGATTTAGTgtgaaatttttgaagttggTAAGCTCTCGTATTTGCAACGAGGTTGCCGGTGTCAATCGTGTTCTCTATGACATTAGCAGTAAGCCCCCTGCCACTGTTGAGATGGAATAGATATTGGTGTTAATTCGTTGCTTTCGTTACCCTCACTACTGTAATtatagtttttctttcgttggAGAAAAAGGTTGGAGATTTAAGGAGTAATAATCAATATTGGATTTATTGCACTATTAGTAAGTAAGATACTGTGTCATAAATATTcatcaaacaaattgaaaataacttttcatcacacaaaaaaaattcgcTTTTAAATAGACGTTCAATGGAATTAACTAATCATCAACGGCCAGCCTTTTTCGTTACCGATTAGGCAAACTACCAAGTACAATGTCTTTTCTACATGAACATGTCGCTAGAACCGGGAGGCATAAAGTCATCATTGTCGGGCTCACCAGGAAATCTAAAACCCTGACCAGGTTTTGAACTTCTTTGTGGAAATTGGCCTCCAGATGGGCCATGTAAAGCTCGCAAGTCACCAGGCGATGTTGGATCATACCGAGCACCAGAAGGTACATAAGGCAAAACTGGAGGTTCTTCTTCACCAGTGTTATTCGTTCCTCTTTCCGGATGAAATATAGGATGATTCAATGTAGGATGCATTCCCCCATTGTTCCCAGAAGAGGGAGCACCGACGCCAGCTGGGTAAAGATCATCGGCACCAATTGATGGAAATAGAGGCTTTTGGCTAGGTAAATTTCCAAATGGTCCTGACATACCAAAGGGAGCATCGCTGGGCTGGACATCTACAAATCGAGGGTGGACAGTAGATTGCGCTACGTTTCTTGGATTCTCAGATACCGCGACGCCTTGTTCTTGAGCCCGAATATCTTGGTTTGATGGAATTATCTCATCAATTAAAGACTTCAAATCCAAATCACCTTTCGAATcctctttttggaaagccCTGGCAGCAGTTATATTTGACGTCGTATTGTGAcacaaaaagtaaaaccaatttttcCAGTGAACGATCTTCACTGAGACACTGAAAGCGTTATCGTACTTGTAGATAAATTCTGCACCATCTGTATAAGTTTTTGGTACTTGTGTTAAGACTTCACCGCCTGGCAAAATACATTGTTGAAATGCAGCTCCAGCTTCCAAGAGTGCCtcatgaaattttttttgaacttCCTCAAATAATAGGCTCATCCTGATAGTAAAGTACAAAAAAGTTACTTCCAAGTGTTAAAAGTGGTAATTTCTGATGCACTTACATTCTTATATCGCCTTCATATTTGTGTGACATATTTTAATATGATATTATCTTATAATCCAGTCAGACATGCGTCCAAATTATACCTCGCAtagaataataaaatatataagtTTGCATACttttattagaaaaataaagtttGAATTGAATACTAAATAAGGCCGACAAGGCACAAATAATGATATTTAATAGGGTTTACACTGCCTGGGAGAATGTACGAAATTCATAGAGTAGGGATTCAATGATGAAATaagaacaaaaggaatCTTCTAAAGAAAGGTGAAGGCCCAAGAGTCTTATCTGTAGTTCCTGCTATTGCAAAACTAGTTGGAGGTTCCTTGTAATTTAGCAAGCATGGTCGATAATTTTCCGTTGTTACGAAGTCTAGTAAGGTCTGAGTTTCCTAAATTTTAGTTAGTATctgaaaaaagaacatcCATTTAAAATAGGAGAAAACATTTCAAACATACCCCcaataaattcatttttgaaaaaaatgcttGGGACAGTTCCTTGATTCGTCTTTTCCATGAGGTATGCTAATAAAAGGTAAGAGTAAGAAAGAGTAAAAAAGTCATTGAGTTATATACCTTGTATTTCAGATCCAGAATCTAATGCTTGTTAATATACAATATACCGTTTTGCACCATACGATTGGATTTCTTCACGCTACTCACTGAAGAAGCATCCATTCATATTAAACATACCTAATAAGTCTATCTCATAAGATTTGAAAGGAGCGGTATAGTCAGTCAAGGTCTTTTTTGCTGCTGAACAATAGGGGCAATAAGATTTGCTGAAGACGGTGACAGGATTACTTGCAATCGCTTTTTCCACAAATAATTTTGCCAAAGAGCTCATATCTCTAAATTCTACTTTTCTGAGGAAAAGGTTCGGGCGGATAAAAACAGCTAAAGTGCAGAATACAAAATATACGGAGGGTATAGTGTCGCTAAGTAGACCCGatggattctttttgttgaaagaaaaaaaatacttacGAGACAGTTATCCCCGATAAAAGTTTGCTAAATGGTttacataaaaaaaaaaaaagaaaaagcaataatgGAGAGCCatggaaattgaaaaagggAAGGGTTTACAGATGGGGTCACTTTTTAATGTTATGAATGTTGCTAAAACACGATAATacataatttatttttcaatggaCAGCTAAGCATTGGAGCTTATTAGAAAGCTCAATATTTTGATCATTTTCCACAGGAGGAAGGCCCAAGTCCTTGCTAGAAAAAGTTAGCATTTGCttgttttaaagaaagtaataagaaattttttgtcaatttggaaaaggaCTTCATCTAATACTTCTTTCCACGTGTACTTACTGCATTGCGTAGGCGTCTTCTCCATCCGCATAGTATTTACTTTCGATTCCTTGAACACTAGGAAAATTGTTAATAAAAGGTATAGATTTCGGTAATAATTATCAACATACTCAAAAGTCAAACTATCGCGGTATAAGTGAAGAGCAGCGCGATTGCTCTTTCTCACATGGAGACTCATATACTTTGCACCGTATACCTCAACCATAGCTCTTTCTAAGTAACGTTAgtaattcaaaaataccaaaaagaagaaaatggtgaaagaagaattagaTGCTAAGCTTTTTGTGCTCCGACTTCTCTACATTTAGAGAATTCTACTTACGACTCTGAACCATCATTCGCTTTGCAAGGCCCAATTGTCTATAAGAGCGCATAACGGATAAGCTAGTGACATGTCCATGGGGAATTCCGTCTTTGGGTTCTTCCTCCATTTTGGCTAATACATATCCGACAATTCTACCTTTTGGATTCGTTGCAACATAAGAGAGCATAGGCCAAGATATAGCATGATAAAGATCTAGAATGGATGTTAATATCCATAATTGAAATACAGCCCAAGTTATTTTCCAAGAAACCGTTCAAATTTGGGATTGTTCCTTACAGTACTTCAATTGATAGTTTTCCGGCAAATTATTAAGATTGCAATGCTGCATCCCCACCAAATCTTCAACGCGAGCAGGACGGATATCCATTTTGTCTAAAATTACGGGCTTTCAGCTACAAACGTGTTTTTCTACAACTTGGTGGTTGACTTTAGGTCGTCTGGAGCATCTCAAAATGAGGAAGACCACCGAACTTATGTATAAACTATTACCAacagttttttctttctttctttatatacAAGTAACCTACTAAATGTTTTGAAATCAGAGAGTAAAAAATCCTCAAGAGGGAAGAAATCGATTTATCTGAAAATTGACAAGGATGGCTAATATCTTTCAAATCCCTATTCGCAGCCATATGGACGCAAACACTAGGAACGGGTCGAGAAATTGACACTATAAATTGCAAGTCAAATTTCGCTATGAAATGTTCCTTGAAATAAACCAAAGGTTGTTTACTAATATTTTATAGTGCTTTTCACTAAACGAATAGTGTATGTTTTCGTGAATTTATATGGAAATTAGTGGGTCTTTTTCACTTACAGATATACGTTATTCTCCATTACCAAACACGACGAAAATTAATGGACTGGATGAATAGAAGCAATCAGCTTTACATTTCTTTAGATGCCTTTAAAAGggtaaaagtaaataataaatatggAAAGCAACGAACCAAGAACCCACaagaattggaaaaaagacaaCCACTGCAAGATAAAACGAATCAAATAGCACCAATccataaaaacaaagggTATCCAGATATTCTGCCTGATGAAATATCATTTATTAAAACACCAGAACGTAAAGGTCCAGCAAGGTCATTCCAAGAATTGTGCTTTTCGGATATACCGCCGCTGGACCCAGATTTCTCTAAAACTTTTCAACCTGTTGCAACGTCAACGcccaagaaaaaggataaagaGAAACCAGTGCAAGCAAGGGACCAGAAGATTGAAGATGAAAGTGAATTTGATGAGTTAGCGATGTGGTTCCAATCTGCCTCTAATTTTAAACTCAACTTTTCTGAAACTTCTAGccaaaaacaatcaatCTTAAACTGTCAAGAAGCCATTTTAAACAAATTTGCTCCTTTTGAAACAGAAACCGATGAAATTATTCTGTTTTAAACTTTACACTTATGCACATTGCAGCTCATTGGCAAAGAAAACTTAATGTATTCTGCAAGGGAAACATTGTTGGTCTGTTTCCTAAAGATAACTATTGAGTTGCTTGCGTTTAAGCAACTCCAAATGAAAACTATTAGAAGAAGGTTATTTAAGGTATTTCAAGctaatttttgttataaaaCTTCGTTCATGTCGTGAAATCGTAAGGAAAGGTTCTTCTGATGGGTCCCATACATTAACTAAATTACACACGCCAGTAGTAGGCATAGGTTGGACATTCCAAGCAAACGAAAGgataaaaaagcaaattacGTATTCAAATGACAGATTCAGACAAGTCCCTGAGGTCGCGTCGAAAGCCGATCATTATAGTTGATAAAACAACTTTATTCTGGCTTTCTATACTGCATTTTTTCTACTCGGACTTCTCCATCAAAAATCCTGTAAACATATAAGATCAGAACAGCTCCTTGAACATCCATCAGCACGAAGCTGGGTGTTATTTTGGTATCATCATTCGCAGCCGATACGGTTGGTGCTCCAGTGGCAGAACCCGGATTCacgaaaaagcaattgtcCAGTTCAAATGCAGAGAATTTGTGAGTGTTTCCATAAAGAACGATATCAGCATCCATGTCTCTAGCCAGTATACTTAGAGCTTCAGGACTGTCCTGAGGGACAATTAAATGCCCGCTCGTATATGCCACTTTAAAAGAGCCCAAAGTCAGCTTTCCAGCAATCGGCGACTTGCTATCTATATCATAGGCTCCTCTCACCAGTTTAAGGTCTGCGCATACATGCTTTAAATAGTCGTATATAGAGGGACTCGTAAGATTACCCAAACATATTATCTGATTGATTTTCCCAGGAATCAAAAGCTGCCGAAACTGTAAAAGGTGAGTCAATTAATATTCCAAgggaaaaagcaaaaggcTTTGTTCCATCCATCCAACATCATACAAACCTTTTCAGATAATTTTGGTGACCGATTAGGAATATGAAAATCACCAATAACTAGTACAAGCATTTTATACTATTGTTGGTTCTCTATAAAACTCGCAATTATTCGAGAACTAAGATATTCCTCCCTCTTGTGGTGGTTGTGTACTTATCACGTTGAACTCTGCTTTCAACAAACCTCCATTCGGTCCTTTTAtctattcttttctttttttcttttttgttacGACTATTCATTTAGAGACTTCAACTAgattttgatttgttttttttttttttaaaatacaTTTCGATCCGTAATCGTGTTGCTTAAGTTGtttcataaacaaacatacTTATTAATCACTTACCCAGAATTATTTGTAAAACTAAAGCCAACAAGTTTTCGTACAATTATACTTCAAATGACAGGAAAATCTTATAATAGAAGACTATGGCTTGACGGTTGCttggatttctttcattatGGTATGATCATTATTCTTCATGGGCTTTGACAATAGGTACAGACTAATAACATGCGAATGATAGGACACAGCAATGCTATTTTACAGGCTAAGCAGTTAGGCGACCAGCTAGTCGTGGGTGTACATTCTGATGAGGAAATTACACTTCATAAAGGTCCTCCCGTGCAAAACTTGAGTGAAAGATGCCTCGCAGCAATTACTTGCAAATGGGTAAATGAGGTTGTTCCTTACGCTCCATATGTATTTGACCTTGCTTGGATGAGAAAGTACAAATGCCAATTCGTGGTACACGGTGATGATGTATCAACTGACGCTGAAGGAAATGATTGTTATCGTCATGCAAAGGCTGTTAATCAATACCTCGAAGTCAAGCGTACAGATGGAATCAGCACTACAGAACTACTAGACCGACTATTAAACTCAACGCCATTATCAACCTACAGTATTTCTCCATCAAATATAATGACTTATGAATCAATTCTAAGAAGCTTTGCTTCTGCTCCAAACGGAAGATATCTGGACGTCAATATTTATATGTATACCCCTAGTGGtcttgaagaaataattCCTGGCGTTTTTTCGAACAAGGTGAAGCTGGAAAAGTCCGTATTATATCTTGATGGCAATTGGAGTTTATTTACTGGTATGCACATGAAAACGTTAAAGGCATGTGCAGAAACATTTCCGGATTTACCGATAGTCGTCGGACTTTTTGCAGACGACAAGTGCACCGAAAAACCAGTATTGAATCTTTTAGAAAGGACGCTTAACCTTTTGCAGTGCAAGTATGTTTCGGCTGTAATAATCGATCCTCCCTCTGCAAAGAGCTATAATATATTAGAATCCTTGAAAGTGAAATTTGGAAGCCTTATTGAAGACGTTTCGTATCCCGATATCTTTGTAAAAGATCAAAATACGTATCAAGTCACTTTAAGAGAGGAGCCAACTGAAAGCTTTCATATATTAGACAAGCAAGGATCGGAAGCAATCAAACAGCGGATTTTGTCAAAAAAGCAGGAGTTTGAAGATCGTCAACGCAAGAAGCTAAAAAAGAACGCAACGGAAAACACCACCATTCACACATGCATTACCCGTTAATTGATATCTCTAATTCATTCTACTTTCTTTAGATGTCTCATTTAAAAATCACATTAAGCATATGACTTCCTTATTATTAATGGAAAAACATAATAAACCCCAAATTAGAAAGTTAAATAAAACACATAGGTATTATACActcatcttcatcttgaTAGGCCCCCAAGGTTCGTATCCTTcaataataaaatcttCTATACCGAATTGATCAATTTTTCCAATGTCACTCGCATCACGTCTAAATGACAATGTAGGAAAAGCTTTTGGAGTGCGAACCAACTGTGTTTGAAGGGCCTCAAAATGGTCGTTGTAAATATGACAATCGCCCATAACATGTATAAATTCAGTAGCTTCATATCCGCACATATACGCAACCATATGGGTCAAAACAGAATAAGATGCAATATTAAAAGGAACTCCAAGACCCATATCAGCTGAGCGTTGATACATCATACAAGATAACTCTGGCTTTCCACCAAGTTTACTTGGTTCATTCACATAAAACTGGCAAAAGATATGGCATGGGGGTAAAGCCATCTCGGGCATTGCAAGAGGGTTCCAGGCAGACATGATTATACGACGATCATAGgggtttgttttcaatgtGTGGATTACCTTTGCGAGCTGATCTACACCTTTGCCTGTGTAATCGGCATCACAGCCAACATATTCAGCACCAAAGTGCCTCCATTGAAAACCATAAACCGGACCCAAGTCACCAGCTCTACGGTGATGCAAACCAAGCAGGTCAAGAAATTCTCTACTTCCATTTCCATCCCAAATATGTATACCCTTTTCAGTTAAGTGATTTGCGTCAGTATCACCACGGATGAACCATAAAAgttcttccaaaacacCACGCAAAAAGACGCGTTTAGTCGTTAACAAAGGAAGTGTTTGATTACGCAAAGAAAAGCGCAATTGAGGGGGGGCAAACACAGAACGAGTACCAGTACCAGTACGATCAGGGCGAGACCTTCCGTACTGCATAACATAACGAATCAAATCGAGATAttggttttcttcatgACTGGGTTTGGGAGGAGCTCGAACGGAGGATAAACCGGGTTGATGAGGCGATTGATATTGAGCAAGCTGCTCCGAATGTACGCTTGGAGCGACAAACTTGGCGGACGCTTTCTTGGTCGAAGAAGGCTGGGAAGTAGGGGGTTCTAGGATGGATGAAGAGTTACTAGAAGGCAAAGAGGAGGCTTTGGGAGTAACGTCGATGTAAGAAGGAGCTGCTTCATCGGTTTCACTATCTTGTCCTTTAGAGTCTTGATCATCATTATCATCGTAATTGGATTCTTCATTATCGGTACCGCTAGACTCTTCCTCATCTTggttttcaatgtttttcaCGGCATTGGGCACTACCTTCTTATGTTCAAGACGCAAGTGTTCCGCAACTTTGGATACAATGTTTCGCCATTCAGCCATGCCGCCCATTCCGATGTCTCCGCAAGCAAGGACTTTTTCAATGGGCAAGATAATCTCTgtatttttgtaaatacgGCCAATGGTCTCCATATGTTCTTGGGTAATGGGGTTGGTCCACATCATTGTGTTCATGGCAGGTGCAAGCAGGATCGGTTTATGCAATGCCCAGGCTCTTACCAAAGAGGTTAAGAGATTATCACAAATTCCACTAGCGACTTTAGCCATTGTATTTGCACTCAAGGGAGCAATCAATAACAAATGAGCCCAGCGACGCAATTCTATATGCGTGATAGGACTATCCAAGCCATTCCAGCAAGTCCAATCATCGGCATTAGTATACACTTTGACTCCAAGAGACGTGAGGGCCTCGGTTTCCACAAAATTACGAGCTGGATCTGTAAGGATAACTTGCACGTCGACGCCGTCGTAAGTTAAAAGGGCCTTGACAATTAACACCAATTTAATAGCCGCCACTGAGCCTGTAGCCGCTACCAGAACATGATGCTTGGAATCCGTGAGTTGATGCTCCTTCTCCATAATCATGGGATTCTTGACAGCCCGTGCTGCAAACCTTGCATGTAAGGGCTGAGTCATgttgaaaatgaatccaatctcaataaaaagaagaaaaagagggAATCTCTATAGTATTTATATCCTAATACTGCCTTGgttaaaaaaggaagttaCCCTAAACAAGTCTCTTTTAGCGATTTCTTTAACGCCCGCGATATATTGTGCAATTTGCACTGTACTACcgtaaatatatattttggTACAAACTTTTA
This window harbors:
- the hal3 gene encoding thymidylate synthase / protein phosphatase inhibitor moonlighting protein Hal3, yielding MTQPLHARFAARAVKNPMIMEKEHQLTDSKHHVLVAATGSVAAIKLVLIVKALLTYDGVDVQVILTDPARNFVETEALTSLGVKVYTNADDWTCWNGLDSPITHIELRRWAHLLLIAPLSANTMAKVASGICDNLLTSLVRAWALHKPILLAPAMNTMMWTNPITQEHMETIGRIYKNTEIILPIEKVLACGDIGMGGMAEWRNIVSKVAEHLRLEHKKVVPNAVKNIENQDEEESSGTDNEESNYDDNDDQDSKGQDSETDEAAPSYIDVTPKASSLPSSNSSSILEPPTSQPSSTKKASAKFVAPSVHSEQLAQYQSPHQPGLSSVRAPPKPSHEENQYLDLIRYVMQYGRSRPDRTGTGTRSVFAPPQLRFSLRNQTLPLLTTKRVFLRGVLEELLWFIRGDTDANHLTEKGIHIWDGNGSREFLDLLGLHHRRAGDLGPVYGFQWRHFGAEYVGCDADYTGKGVDQLAKVIHTLKTNPYDRRIIMSAWNPLAMPEMALPPCHIFCQFYVNEPSKLGGKPELSCMMYQRSADMGLGVPFNIASYSVLTHMVAYMCGYEATEFIHVMGDCHIYNDHFEALQTQLVRTPKAFPTLSFRRDASDIGKIDQFGIEDFIIEGYEPWGPIKMKMSV
- the ect1 gene encoding ethanolamine-phosphate cytidylyltransferase gives rise to the protein MTGKSYNRRLWLDGCLDFFHYGHSNAILQAKQLGDQLVVGVHSDEEITLHKGPPVQNLSERCLAAITCKWVNEVVPYAPYVFDLAWMRKYKCQFVVHGDDVSTDAEGNDCYRHAKAVNQYLEVKRTDGISTTELLDRLLNSTPLSTYSISPSNIMTYESILRSFASAPNGRYLDVNIYMYTPSGLEEIIPGVFSNKVKLEKSVLYLDGNWSLFTGMHMKTLKACAETFPDLPIVVGLFADDKCTEKPVLNLLERTLNLLQCKYVSAVIIDPPSAKSYNILESLKVKFGSLIEDVSYPDIFVKDQNTYQVTLREEPTESFHILDKQGSEAIKQRILSKKQEFEDRQRKKLKKNATENTTIHTCITR
- the gua2 gene encoding GMP synthase [glutamine-hydrolyzing] Gua2, translating into MSSVTIPEDIPTSVSSHFDTILILDFGSQYSHLIARRLRELHVYAEMLPCTQKIAELPFKPKGVIFSGGPYSVYDDFAPHVDPAVFELDVPILGICYGMQELAWLNGRGVSAGIEREYGPAMVNITTESKSEVFQKFFESMPKEFEVWMSHGDKLNALPTGFESIGQTKNSPYAIIAHSSKAIFGIQFHPEVTHTPLGLQLIKNFALAICEAKPSWSMENFVDKEILRIRKMIGPEDHVIGAVSGGVDSTVAAKVLKEAIGDRFHAIMVDNGLLRLNEAEIVRENLKEHLGIRLTVIDASDEFLQKLSGVSDPEKKRKIIGNTFIHVFEREADRILKTTSGKVEYLLQGTLYPDVIESISFKGPSQTIKTHHNVGGLLEDMKLKLIEPLRELFKDEVRSLGELLGIERSLVWRHPFPGPGLGIRILGEVNRTQLEIARKADHIFITEIRNHGYYDKISQAFAALLPVKAVGVMGDQRTHEQVIALRAITTSDFMTADWFDGFSVKFLKLVSSRICNEVAGVNRVLYDISSKPPATVEME
- the fub1 gene encoding PI31 proteasome inhibitor Fub1; this encodes MSLLFEEVQKKFHEALLEAGAAFQQCILPGGEVLTQVPKTYTDGAEFIYKYDNAFSVSVKIVHWKNWFYFLCHNTTSNITAARAFQKEDSKGDLDLKSLIDEIIPSNQDIRAQEQGVAVSENPRNVAQSTVHPRFVDVQPSDAPFGMSGPFGNLPSQKPLFPSIGADDLYPAGVGAPSSGNNGGMHPTLNHPIFHPERGTNNTGEEEPPVLPYVPSGARYDPTSPGDLRALHGPSGGQFPQRSSKPGQGFRFPGEPDNDDFMPPGSSDMFM
- the naa10 gene encoding NatA N-acetyltransferase complex catalytic subunit Naa10 produces the protein MDIRPARVEDLVGMQHCNLNNLPENYQLKYYLYHAISWPMLSYVATNPKGRIVGYVLAKMEEEPKDGIPHGHVTSLSVMRSYRQLGLAKRMMVQSQRAMVEVYGAKYMSLHVRKSNRAALHLYRDSLTFDVQGIESKYYADGEDAYAMHKDLGLPPVENDQNIELSNKLQCLAVH
- the vps29 gene encoding retromer complex subunit Vps29 is translated as MLVLVIGDFHIPNRSPKLSEKFRQLLIPGKINQIICLGNLTSPSIYDYLKHVCADLKLVRGAYDIDSKSPIAGKLTLGSFKVAYTSGHLIVPQDSPEALSILARDMDADIVLYGNTHKFSAFELDNCFFVNPGSATGAPTVSAANDDTKITPSFVLMDVQGAVLILYVYRIFDGEVRVEKMQYRKPE
- the moa1 gene encoding meiosis-specific kinetochore regulator (Meikin) Moa1, producing the protein MDWMNRSNQLYISLDAFKRVKVNNKYGKQRTKNPQELEKRQPLQDKTNQIAPIHKNKGYPDILPDEISFIKTPERKGPARSFQELCFSDIPPLDPDFSKTFQPVATSTPKKKDKEKPVQARDQKIEDESEFDELAMWFQSASNFKLNFSETSSQKQSILNCQEAILNKFAPFETETDEIILF
- the grx2 gene encoding glutaredoxin Grx2 is translated as MSSLAKLFVEKAIASNPVTVFSKSYCPYCSAAKKTLTDYTAPFKSYEIDLLDSGSEIQAYLMEKTNQGTVPSIFFKNEFIGGNSDLTRLRNNGKLSTMLAKLQGTSN